The Rubrobacter naiadicus DNA segment GGACATCATAGTGGCCGCGGCCCGGGGCGAGACCGATGGGTTGCGCGGTAGGGTCAGGGAGCTCGTGGAGTCTTATCCTCTCTATGTCTGACCATCCCAACCTTCACGTCGTCGATCTACCCCTGAGCCGGCACAAGCTCTCGGTTCTCAGGGACGAGCGCACCAGACACCGGGAGTTCCGGCAGGCCATGCACGAGCTCGCCCTCATCCTGGTCGCCGAGGCGACACGCCGGATGCCGACGAGCACGGTGAAGGTGCACACCCCGCTCGCCGAGACGGAGGTCGAGGAGATCTCGGGACCCATCTGCCTGGTGCCCGTGTTGCGGGCCGGGCTGGGGATGCTCGAAGGGGCGCTGGCGTTGCTGCCGGAGGCCACGGTCGGTTTCATGGGGCTCTTCCGGGACGAGCGGACCGCCGAGCCGGTCGAGTACTACGTGAACCTTCCGCGCAACCTGAAAGACTACTTCGTCGTCGTGCTCGATCCCATGCTCGCCACCGGCGGCAGCCTCTCCGCCACGCTCGCCAAGCTCAAGGAGGAAGGGGCCGTCTGGATCTCGTGCGTGCACGCCGTGGCCGCCGTACCCGGGATAGAGCGGGTCACGCGCGAGCACCCGGACGTCTCCTTCTACACGGCGGCGGTGGATCCGGGGCTGGACGAGAGAGCGTTCATAGTACCGGGGCTGGGCGATGCGGGGGACAGGCTGTATGGCACGCTCTGAAGTCTCGCACCAAACCCGTCCCTCCTGGGACGAGTACTTCATGCGCATAGCGCACGAGGTCGCCACCCGTTCGACCTGCCCGCGTCTCGCGGTCGGCGCGGTCGTCGTGCGCGACCGCAGGATACTCACCACCGGGTACAACGGCAGCCCCTCCGGAATGCCCCACTGCGACGAGGTGGGGTGTCTGATCCGGGTCGTCGACGGCCGGGAGAGCTGCCAGCGGACGCTCCATGCCGAGCAGAACGCCATCATCCAGGCCGCCTATCACGGGGTGAGCGTGCGCGGGGCCTCGATCTACTGCACCCACCAGCCATGCTTGCTCTGCGTCAAGATGATCATGAACTCCGGTATAGAGGAGGTCTACTACGACGCGGGCTACCCGGACTCCCTGGCGCTGGAGATGGCGGCAGAGGGCGGGCTCAGGATGGTCAGGCTCGGGCTCGACGGGGAGCGGTCGTGAGCCGATTTTTCTCACGATATGACGATTCTGCTTCTTTGCAGCAATATAACCAGTAAGGTATAGTTTGCCCAATGGCGGAGAACGGCTCTTTCGAAGCAGATATGGGCGGTAACTATGCCCGATACATAGGAATTGGGTTTGCTTTCGTAACGATGATCGTCGCGCTGGCGGCCGGCGGTTTTTTCGTGGACGGGCTCGCCGGGACCCTGCCCCTTTTCACCATCCTCGGGTTGGTGGCGGGGTTCGCCGGAGCACTCTACTACGTCTACCTGGCCGTGAAGGGCCTGGGGGGGAGATGACCGCTCAGTGGCGGCTCGCTCTCTGGTACGCGCTCCGGGTCTCTCTCGCGGCTTTCGCGGTGGGAGTCGTGCTGCTGATCGTCTACGGAGGGATGGTCGCCGGAGCCTTCGGGTACGGTGTGTGTATCGGGTTGGTGAGTCTGATCTCCACGGCCCTCACCGTAACCCTGCTGACCGGACGTTCGTGGTTCGCGAGGGCCTTCGGGGTCGGGTCGTTCTTCTTACGCTACGGGTTTGACGCGCTGGCTCTGGGGATGCCGGCTTTTCTGGGAGCATGGCCGATCGTGGCCATGCTCGCGGGCTTTGCGATGGTCTACCTCGTTGAGACCATCTTGCTCGCGCCCCAGGCCGTGGCCGGGGGTACGGTGAGGCGTACTCCCGGCAGGCAGGCAGCAGGCGAGATAGTAGAGCGGAGGGCAAAGGTTTGACGGCAACGCTGTCGCTTTTGAAGCTGAGCCAGGAGCAGGTCAGGGAGAAGATCCTCCATACCTGGTCGAGCGCGGAGAAATCCTGGGTCATACCCATCCATATCGGCCCGCTGAACCTCTCCATCAGCAAGATCGAGTGGTTTTTGTTCATCGGGGTGGCCGTGACCTTTCTGTTCCTGTTCTTCGGGAGCCGGGCTCTGAGGAACCGCCCCGGCGCCTACCAGGTCCTCGTGGAGGAGACCTACGGCTTCGGTCGGCGGATGCTCGGAGGCCAGATAGGTCCCGAGGGGATGAAGTGGTTTCCCTACACCCTTTCGATCTTCGTGCTTCTTCTGGTATTGAACCTCATTGCCCTCATCCCCAATACCTACCCGGTGACGAGCAACCTCTCCTTCACCGGTGCGCTTGCCATCCTCACCTTCATCCTCACGCAGTATGAAGGGGTGAAGCGCCACGGCCTGCGTGAGTATCTCAAGAGCTGGGTGCCGGAAGGGTCCGGGAAGCTCATGGCCCCGGCTCTGTGGTTCTTGCACCTCATACAGGAGTTCACGAAACCCCTCACGCTGGCCATGCGACTCTACGCGAACATCATAGCGGGGCACCTCATAATCTTCGTCTTCCTCAGCTTCATCCTCTACTACGGCATCTACTTCGCCGTGGTTTCGGTGCCGCTCGCCGTGGTGTTCTATGCATTCGAGATATTCGTGGCCGTCATCCAGGCATATATATTCGCTATACTTACGCAGGTCTATATAGAGCTGGCCATCTACGGAGAGGGATAGAGTTCCTGGCTGTCTTCGAGCAAACTTTGCAGCAAATGTAAGGTCCCTGAGAGGGGCGAGAGAAAGGAGACGAGAAGTGTTGGAATCGGCCACCAGCATCCTTGAGCTAGCCCAGACGGGAGGGTTCGACGGCACCCTCGCGCTGCTGCAGTCGAACATCACCGACCAGGGGCTCAAGTATTTGGGCACCGGAATCGCCGCCGGGACGGCGGTCATCGGTTCGGGGGCCGGGATGGGGTATCTGATCGGCCAGACCATAGCGAGCATCCACCGGCAGCCGGAGGCTTTCGAGCAGACCAGGGGGCTCATGTTCCTGGGTATCGGGCTCGTGGAGGCGTTCGCCCTCTACGGTCTGGTCTTCGCGATACTCCTCGCCTTCGTCCTCTAGCTTTCGGCAGGAGGTAGGAGCATGGGCGGCGGAATATTCGATGTGACCAACACGAGCCTCGTCTTTTGGGAGCTCGTGAGCTTCGCCATCCTGCTCATCCTGCTCTACCGTTTCGTCTACCCGGTGCTCCGGGAGCAGATACAGCGCCGTCAGGCCGCCATCGAGCAGGCCATCGAGGAAGCCGAGCGGACCCGGGAAGAGGCGCGGGAGCTCCTCGAGGAGTACCGGAGGCAGATGGAAGAGGCCCGGCAGGAGGCGCGCCGCATCCTGGATGAGGCGAGGAGGCAGGGTGAAGCCCAGCGCGAACGGACCAAGGCCGAGGCCCGGCAGGAGGCCGAGCGGATAATCCGGCAGGCCCGGGAGGAGATCGGGCGCGAGCGCGACGCCGCGCTGCGTGAGGTGCGCCAGGAGGTCGCCGAGATGGTCATACAGGCCGCGGAGCAGGTGCTGCGGCGCGAGATAGACCGGGAGGAGCACGAGAGGCTCATCCAGGCCGCTCTGGACGACCTCGAGGCCGAGGTCGCCGGCTCGGTGAGCGGAGGTTAGTTTGAGCGCGGTCTCTACTTACGCAGAGGCGCTATTTGCGGCGGCGCGGGAGCGCGGCGAGCTCGAAGAGGTCCTCGGGGATCTGAAGGAGCTGGTCGAGGCGCTCGAGGGGAACGAGGAGCTCAGGCTCTTCTTCTACGGGGGGCAGCTCGAGAAACGCGAGAAGCGGCGGGTCATAGACGCCCTGACCGAGGGTATGAGCCGGTCCACCCGCAACTTCCTCAAGGTGCTCGTGGACAACGACCGCGAGGAGCTGCTCCCCGAGATCCTGCTCCGTTACGAGGATCTCGTCGAGGAGCACCTCCGGCGCGTCGAGGTCGAGGTCGTCACCGCCATCGAGCTTTCCGAGGGGGCGGTCCGGCGTCTCAAGGAGAGGCTGGAGGGTATACTCGCGGGCAGGGAGGTGATCCTGAGGACGAGCGTGGACCCGGAGATAATCGGTGGAGCGGTCTTCAGGTTCGGTGACAGGATGATGGACGGCAGCCTCCGGGGGCAACTGGAGAGCCTGCGGGAGGCGATGGTCGAGAGGAGTGTTGTATAGCGATGGGTAGGCTGAGGCCGGAGGAGATCTCCTCGATACTCAAGGGAGCCATAACCGATTACGAGAACAGGGTCCGCACCGAGGAGGTGGGCCAGGTTCTGGAGGTCGGCGACGGCATCGCCCGGGTGCACGGCCTCACCAACGCGATGTACCAGGAGATGCTCGAGTTCGAGGACGTCCGCGGTGAGAAGGTGCTCGGGCTCGCGCTCAACCTGGAGGAAGACAACGTCGGCGCGATCATCGCCGGGGACGACCGTTACATCCAGGAAGGGTCCGTCGTACGTCGGACCGGACGGCTGGTGAGCATACCCGTGGGGAGTGGGATGCTCGGCCGGGTCATAAACGCGCTCGGACAGCCGATCGATGACAGGGGAGAGATCCAGGCGGAGGAGACCCGGCCGGTGGAGATAATCGCGCCCGGGGTCATAGAACGCCAGCCGGTGAACGAGCCGCTCCAGACCGGGATCAAGGCGATAGACTCCATGATCCCCATCGGCAGGGGGCAGCGGGAGCTGATCATCGGCGACCGCAAGACGGGGAAGACCTCGATCGCGATAGACACGATCATCAACCAGCGCGATCAGGACGTCAAGTGCATCTACGTGGCCATCGGGCAGAAGGATTCCTCGGTCGCGGGGGTGGTGAGCGTGCTCGAGGACGCCGGGGCTATGGAGTACACCACGGTCATAAACGCCTCGGCCTCGCAGGCCGCCACGCTGCAGTACCTGGCGCCCTACGCCGGATGCGCCATCGGCGAGTACTTCATGCACCAGGGGCAGGACGCGCTCGTCATCTACGACGACCTCTCCAAGCACGCCGTGGCCTACCGGCAGATGATGCTCCTCCTGAGGCGGCCGCCGGGCCGCGAGGCGTACCCCGGCGACATCTTCTATCTGCACTCGCGGCTCCTGGAGCGGGCGGCGCGGCTCTCCGACGAGCGCGGGGGTGGGTCGCTCACGGCGCTGCCGATCATCGAGACCAAAGCCGGGGACATCTCGGCGTACATCCCGACGAACGTCATCTCGATAACCGACGGGCAGATCTTCCTCGAGACCGACCTGTTCAACGCGAACCAGCGCCCGGCGATAGACGTCGGGAACTCGGTGAGCCGGGTCGGCGGCGCTGCCCAGATAAAGGCGATGAAGAAGGTCGCCGGCACCCTGCGGCTCGACCTCTCCCAGTACCGGGAGCTCGAGAGCTTCGCCCAGTTCGGCAGCGATCTGGACAAAGCCACCCAGGATACACTGGCCCGCGGACAGCGTACGCTCGGCATCCTCAAGCAGGGTGAGCGCCAGCCGCTGCCGGTCGAGGAGCAGGTCGCGGTCATCTTCGCGGTGACCAACGGTTTCCTCGACGAGGTGGAGGTCGAGCACGTCCCGGACTGGGAGGAGAACTTCAGGAATTACCTCCGGGACAGCAAGGCGGACCTGCTCAGGACCATCCGCGAGGAGAAGGACCTCTCCGACGAGAGCATCGCGGCCCTCAAGGAGGCCATCACGCAGTTCAACGAGGTCTACGAGCCGCCGGAGACCGGTATAGCTGGGGTCTCCTCGGCCGGCTCCGGGGAGGGATAGGGCTTGGCCTCGGTCCGGGACATCAGGAGGCAGATCGCCTCCATAAAGAACATCTCCAAGATGACCGACGCCCTGCAGACGGTCTCCGGGGTGAAGTTCCGCAAGGCGGAGGCCGCTGTGAAGAGGTCGCGCCCCTACGCCGAGAACTTCGAGGAGATGATGCGGGCCGTCGCGGCGAGTTCGGGGAGCAAGAACCCGCTGCTCGTCGGCCGGGAGGAGGTGGGCGCGATCGCCGTCGCGACGCTCACCTCCGACCGCGGCCTGTGCGGAGCCTTCAACGCGCAGGTGATCCGTCGTACGATGGATTTCCGGCGCAGGCAGAGCGTGCCGGTCCGGCAGGTGGTGAGCGGGCGCAAGGGCATCGCCTTCTTCCGCTTCCGCAGGATAGAGCTGGCGGAGTCCTTCAGCGGCTTCACGGATTCACCGGCCTTCGAGAACGCGCAGGAGATCGGCCAGAGCCTCACCCGCCTGTTCGAGGGCGAGGAGGCCGATGAGGTATATCTCGTCTACAACCGCTTTCAGAGCGCGCTCGTGCAGCGGCCGGTGATCATGCGGCTCTTGCCCGCGGCGCCGGAGGAAGAGGAGGGCGAGCGGAGTACGTCGAGCCCCTTCGAGTTCGTTCCAGACGCGGACGTGATACTGGGCAAGCTCATCCCGCGCTACGTGGAGACGCAGGTCTTCCAGGCTCTCCTGGAGAGCGCGGCCGGGGAGCACGGGGCACGGATGACCGCGATGAAGAACGCCACGGACAACGCCAACGAGCTGGTGGAGACCCTGACGCTGCAGATGAACAAGGCGCGTCAGGCGCAGATCACGCGCGAGATAAGCGAGATCGCCGCCGGTGCGGAGGCACTGACGTCCGGATGAGTAGCGAGAAAGGGTGATCTCATGACCGAGGACGGGAACGAAAAGAGGCGCGAACGAGTCGGTGGTGAGGCCGACGGGCACGTGGAAGGCGGCGTCGGTCGGGTCGTAGAGGTGAAGGGGCCGGTGGTGGACGTGAGGTTCCCGCCGGAGGAGATCCCCGAGATCTACAACGCCCTCACGCTGGAGATGGACACCGGAGAGGGTGAGAAGACCACGTTGACCCTGGAGGTACAGCAGCTCCTCGGCGACGACGTGGCGCGTACGGTGGCGATGGGCCCCACCGACGGCCTGAAGCGCGGCGTGGAGGTCAGGGACACCGGCCGTCCGGTCGCGGTACCGGTGGGCAAGGCCGTCCTGGGCCGGGTGCTCAACGTGCTCGGTGAGCCCGTCGACGAGGAGGGGCCCATCGACGGCGCCGAGGATCGCTGGCCGATCCACCGTCCCGCGCCGCGCTTCGAGGACCTCTCCACCCAGGCCGAGCAGTTCGTCACCGGCATCAAGGTCGTCGACCTCCTGTGCCCGGTGAGGCGCGGCGGGAAGGTCGGGCTCTTCGGCGGTGCCGGTGTCGGGAAGACGGTCCTGATCCAGGAGCTCATCCACAACATCGCCTACCAGTACGAGGGGACGAGCGTCTTCGCCGGCGTCGGGGAGCGCACCCGCGAGGGCAACGACCTCTATCTGGAGATGCAGGAGGCCGGCGTTCTCGGGAACACCGCCCTCGTGTTCGGTCAGATGAACGAGCCGCCCGGCGCGCGCTTCAGGGTCGGGCTCACCGGCGTCACGCTCTCGGAGTACTTCCGGGACGAGCTCGGGCAGGACGTCCTCTTCTTCCTGGACAACATCTTCCGCTTCGCGCAGGCTGGCAACGAGGTCTCCACGCTCATGGGCCGGATGCCCTCCGAGGTCGGCTACCAGCCCACCCTCGGGACGGAGATGGGGGCCCTGCAGGAGAGGATCACCTCGACCAAGAAGGGTGCGATAACCAGCTTCCAGGCGGTCTACGTCCCGGCCGACGACTACACCGACCCCGCCCCCTTCACGGTCTTCGCCCACCTCGACTCCACGGTCGAGCTCACCAGGAGCCTCACCGAGCAGGGGATCTACCCGGCAGTCGACCCGCTGACCTCGACCTCGACCATCCTCGACCCGGCGGTGGTCGGTGAGGAGCACTACCAGGTGGCGCAGCAGGTGAAGAGCATCCTGCAGCGCTACAAGGAGCTGCAGGACATCATCGCGATCCTGGGTATCGATGAGCTCTCCGAGGAAGACAAGATGATCGTGGGGAGGGCCCGGAGGCTGCAGCGGTTCCTCTCGCAGCCGATGTTCGTCGCCGAGCAGTTCACCGGCCAGGAGGGCAAGTTCGTCGAGCTGGAGGAGAACGTACAGAGCTTCAAGGAGGTCGTCGAGGGCAAGCACGACGACCTTCCCGAGCAGGCCTTCTACATGGTCGGCGGTATCGACGAGGCGCTCGAGAAGGCCAGGAAGATAAGCGGCGAGGAGCGGGAGAAAGAGGGCGAGGCGGCCTAGGTGACGCAGGAGCAGCGCAGCGAGGAGAGCCGGCAGCTCTACTGCCGGGTCATAACCCCCGAGAGGGTCGTCTTCGACGAGCCGGCCGACCTCGTCATAACCCGCATCGCCGACGGCGACATCGGGGTCATGGCGCAGCATGCTCCGACGATCTCGACCGTCGAGATCGGGGAGGTGCGCATAAGACAGGGGGAGGAGGTAAAGATCTTCGCCGTCTCCGACGGGTTCTTCAAGATGTCCGAGAACCTGGTGCAGATACTGGTCGAGGAGGCGGTGCGACCCGAGGACATAGACGTAGAGGCCGCGGAGCACAGGATCGAGGAGGCCAGCAGATCTCTCGAGAGTCTGGACCGCGAACGGCCGGGCTGGGAGAGGATCGAACGGGAGATGGAGCGCCGCCGGAAGGTGGGGGAGAACTTGGTGTTGGTGGCGCGCCGGCACGGACAGCAGCAGTAGCCGCAGGGTACCGGCTACCGCGCTTCTAGGAAGGGGAGGATCGATCTTGGAGAGATTCGTGGTCGAGGGCGGCGGCGGGCTTTACGGAGAGGTCGAGGTCTCTGGCGCCAAGAACCTGGCGCTGAAGCTGATGGCGGCCTCGCTGCTCGCCGCCGGTCGGACGGTCCTGCACAACGTTCCGCACATAAGGGATGTGGAGACGATGCGCGCCGTGCTCGACGAGCTCGGCGCTCCTTCCGAGTTCTACGGGAGCACGCTGGAGATATACGGGGGGAGCATAACCTCCTACACCGCCCCGTACGAGCTGGTACGACAGATGCGGGCCAGCCTGGTCGTGCTGGGGCCGCTGGTGAGCCGCTTCGGGCAGGCGGAGGTCTCCGCCCCGGGCGGATGCAATCTGGGGTTGAGGAAGTTCAATTTCCACCTCGACGGGCTCAGGCGTCTCGGGGCGGACATAGAGCTGGATCACGGCTTCATCAAGGCCTCGGCTCCCCACGGGCTGCGGGGGGCGGAGGTCTTCTTCGACTATCCGAGCGTCACGGCGACCGAGAACATCATGATGGCGGCGGTTCTGGCCTCCGGGACGACGATAGTGGAGAACGGGGCGCGCGAGCCGGAGGTCGTGGAGCTGGCGCGCTTCCTGAACGCGATGGGGGCGCGTATCAGGGGGGCCGGAACCGGCCGGATAGTCATAGAGGGCGTGGAAGAGCTCCATCCGGTCGAGTTTGCCGTGATGCCCGACAGGATAGAGTCGGGGACCTTCATCATGGCCGCGGCTGCCGCCGGTGGCGACGTGAACGTGAAAAACGCCGTTCCGGAGCACCTCAAGATGGAGCTCGAGAAGCTGCGCGAGATGGGTGCGGAGCTCGATTTCGAGCCTGGGAAGCCCGGTGTGCGGGTGCGGGTCGAGGAGCCGGCTGAGCTCTCCAGCGTGGACATCTCGACGCTGCCCTTCCCGGGGTTCGCGACCGACCATCAGGCGCAGATGATGGTGCTGCTCACCCAGGTGAGCGGGGTCGGCATCATAACGGAGAACATCTTCGAGAACCGCTTCCAGGTCGCCGAGGAGCTCAACCGCATGGGGGCGGGGATAGACCTCTTCGGGGGACACCGGGCGCTGGTGAGGGGGCCGAAGCGGCTCTCGGGGACGGTCGTGCAGGCTCCGGAGCTGCGCGGCGGGGCCGCGCTGGTGATGGCGGGGCTCGTGGCGAGCGGGACGACCGTGGTGGAGGGTGCACACCACATACTGCGCGGGTACGAGAGGCTCGATGAGAAGCTCTCCTCGCTCGGCGCCTCGGTCTCGTTCGAGGCCGTGGATGCCCCGGCTCTGCGCTGAGCCCTCGTAGCCCCGGCCAGTCCGATATAGAATGGCGTCTCGGGTTTTGTGGTTCGCGGGTGGTCCGTTCGGGCCGCCCCGGGAGAA contains these protein-coding regions:
- the upp gene encoding uracil phosphoribosyltransferase; the protein is MSDHPNLHVVDLPLSRHKLSVLRDERTRHREFRQAMHELALILVAEATRRMPTSTVKVHTPLAETEVEEISGPICLVPVLRAGLGMLEGALALLPEATVGFMGLFRDERTAEPVEYYVNLPRNLKDYFVVVLDPMLATGGSLSATLAKLKEEGAVWISCVHAVAAVPGIERVTREHPDVSFYTAAVDPGLDERAFIVPGLGDAGDRLYGTL
- a CDS encoding deoxycytidylate deaminase; this encodes MARSEVSHQTRPSWDEYFMRIAHEVATRSTCPRLAVGAVVVRDRRILTTGYNGSPSGMPHCDEVGCLIRVVDGRESCQRTLHAEQNAIIQAAYHGVSVRGASIYCTHQPCLLCVKMIMNSGIEEVYYDAGYPDSLALEMAAEGGLRMVRLGLDGERS
- a CDS encoding AtpZ/AtpI family protein → MGGNYARYIGIGFAFVTMIVALAAGGFFVDGLAGTLPLFTILGLVAGFAGALYYVYLAVKGLGGR
- the atpB gene encoding F0F1 ATP synthase subunit A encodes the protein MTATLSLLKLSQEQVREKILHTWSSAEKSWVIPIHIGPLNLSISKIEWFLFIGVAVTFLFLFFGSRALRNRPGAYQVLVEETYGFGRRMLGGQIGPEGMKWFPYTLSIFVLLLVLNLIALIPNTYPVTSNLSFTGALAILTFILTQYEGVKRHGLREYLKSWVPEGSGKLMAPALWFLHLIQEFTKPLTLAMRLYANIIAGHLIIFVFLSFILYYGIYFAVVSVPLAVVFYAFEIFVAVIQAYIFAILTQVYIELAIYGEG
- the atpE gene encoding ATP synthase F0 subunit C, whose translation is MESATSILELAQTGGFDGTLALLQSNITDQGLKYLGTGIAAGTAVIGSGAGMGYLIGQTIASIHRQPEAFEQTRGLMFLGIGLVEAFALYGLVFAILLAFVL
- the atpF gene encoding F0F1 ATP synthase subunit B, coding for MGGGIFDVTNTSLVFWELVSFAILLILLYRFVYPVLREQIQRRQAAIEQAIEEAERTREEARELLEEYRRQMEEARQEARRILDEARRQGEAQRERTKAEARQEAERIIRQAREEIGRERDAALREVRQEVAEMVIQAAEQVLRREIDREEHERLIQAALDDLEAEVAGSVSGG
- the atpH gene encoding ATP synthase F1 subunit delta, with product MSAVSTYAEALFAAARERGELEEVLGDLKELVEALEGNEELRLFFYGGQLEKREKRRVIDALTEGMSRSTRNFLKVLVDNDREELLPEILLRYEDLVEEHLRRVEVEVVTAIELSEGAVRRLKERLEGILAGREVILRTSVDPEIIGGAVFRFGDRMMDGSLRGQLESLREAMVERSVV
- the atpA gene encoding F0F1 ATP synthase subunit alpha — translated: MGRLRPEEISSILKGAITDYENRVRTEEVGQVLEVGDGIARVHGLTNAMYQEMLEFEDVRGEKVLGLALNLEEDNVGAIIAGDDRYIQEGSVVRRTGRLVSIPVGSGMLGRVINALGQPIDDRGEIQAEETRPVEIIAPGVIERQPVNEPLQTGIKAIDSMIPIGRGQRELIIGDRKTGKTSIAIDTIINQRDQDVKCIYVAIGQKDSSVAGVVSVLEDAGAMEYTTVINASASQAATLQYLAPYAGCAIGEYFMHQGQDALVIYDDLSKHAVAYRQMMLLLRRPPGREAYPGDIFYLHSRLLERAARLSDERGGGSLTALPIIETKAGDISAYIPTNVISITDGQIFLETDLFNANQRPAIDVGNSVSRVGGAAQIKAMKKVAGTLRLDLSQYRELESFAQFGSDLDKATQDTLARGQRTLGILKQGERQPLPVEEQVAVIFAVTNGFLDEVEVEHVPDWEENFRNYLRDSKADLLRTIREEKDLSDESIAALKEAITQFNEVYEPPETGIAGVSSAGSGEG
- the atpG gene encoding ATP synthase F1 subunit gamma; protein product: MASVRDIRRQIASIKNISKMTDALQTVSGVKFRKAEAAVKRSRPYAENFEEMMRAVAASSGSKNPLLVGREEVGAIAVATLTSDRGLCGAFNAQVIRRTMDFRRRQSVPVRQVVSGRKGIAFFRFRRIELAESFSGFTDSPAFENAQEIGQSLTRLFEGEEADEVYLVYNRFQSALVQRPVIMRLLPAAPEEEEGERSTSSPFEFVPDADVILGKLIPRYVETQVFQALLESAAGEHGARMTAMKNATDNANELVETLTLQMNKARQAQITREISEIAAGAEALTSG
- the atpD gene encoding F0F1 ATP synthase subunit beta, whose protein sequence is MTEDGNEKRRERVGGEADGHVEGGVGRVVEVKGPVVDVRFPPEEIPEIYNALTLEMDTGEGEKTTLTLEVQQLLGDDVARTVAMGPTDGLKRGVEVRDTGRPVAVPVGKAVLGRVLNVLGEPVDEEGPIDGAEDRWPIHRPAPRFEDLSTQAEQFVTGIKVVDLLCPVRRGGKVGLFGGAGVGKTVLIQELIHNIAYQYEGTSVFAGVGERTREGNDLYLEMQEAGVLGNTALVFGQMNEPPGARFRVGLTGVTLSEYFRDELGQDVLFFLDNIFRFAQAGNEVSTLMGRMPSEVGYQPTLGTEMGALQERITSTKKGAITSFQAVYVPADDYTDPAPFTVFAHLDSTVELTRSLTEQGIYPAVDPLTSTSTILDPAVVGEEHYQVAQQVKSILQRYKELQDIIAILGIDELSEEDKMIVGRARRLQRFLSQPMFVAEQFTGQEGKFVELEENVQSFKEVVEGKHDDLPEQAFYMVGGIDEALEKARKISGEEREKEGEAA
- the atpC gene encoding ATP synthase F1 subunit epsilon, yielding MTQEQRSEESRQLYCRVITPERVVFDEPADLVITRIADGDIGVMAQHAPTISTVEIGEVRIRQGEEVKIFAVSDGFFKMSENLVQILVEEAVRPEDIDVEAAEHRIEEASRSLESLDRERPGWERIEREMERRRKVGENLVLVARRHGQQQ
- the murA gene encoding UDP-N-acetylglucosamine 1-carboxyvinyltransferase, encoding MERFVVEGGGGLYGEVEVSGAKNLALKLMAASLLAAGRTVLHNVPHIRDVETMRAVLDELGAPSEFYGSTLEIYGGSITSYTAPYELVRQMRASLVVLGPLVSRFGQAEVSAPGGCNLGLRKFNFHLDGLRRLGADIELDHGFIKASAPHGLRGAEVFFDYPSVTATENIMMAAVLASGTTIVENGAREPEVVELARFLNAMGARIRGAGTGRIVIEGVEELHPVEFAVMPDRIESGTFIMAAAAAGGDVNVKNAVPEHLKMELEKLREMGAELDFEPGKPGVRVRVEEPAELSSVDISTLPFPGFATDHQAQMMVLLTQVSGVGIITENIFENRFQVAEELNRMGAGIDLFGGHRALVRGPKRLSGTVVQAPELRGGAALVMAGLVASGTTVVEGAHHILRGYERLDEKLSSLGASVSFEAVDAPALR